One genomic segment of Pedosphaera parvula Ellin514 includes these proteins:
- a CDS encoding DnaJ domain-containing protein, giving the protein MDEIARCYQLLGLEAGASHEEVKQAYRDLVKVWHPDRFSHDPRLQIVAQEKLKEINGVYQILESSFFEASITPALAEEIPTNPDNQPTEQSGPTADGDRPKSKFNKSALIIVALTVLVLISGVTPFIWKFYRAGKNLSSQPSTASSSPEVPVELKDVELILKDGSAIYTGKWTEVSPGKNKKGRQFHYAGTVDGLPTATATFVPSMPKTGNYDVYVWYTAGGNRSSSAAFEVVHNGVTNNATVNELINGGRWEKILAEARFRQGTNGFVRLNNNTDETNRIVVIHAVRFVASDTQ; this is encoded by the coding sequence ATGGATGAAATCGCGAGGTGTTATCAATTGTTGGGCTTGGAGGCCGGAGCATCGCACGAAGAAGTAAAACAGGCGTACCGCGACCTGGTTAAGGTCTGGCATCCAGACCGTTTTTCTCATGACCCCAGGCTGCAGATTGTGGCGCAGGAAAAGTTGAAGGAGATCAATGGTGTTTATCAAATCCTTGAGTCCAGTTTTTTTGAAGCCAGCATCACCCCTGCTCTCGCTGAGGAGATTCCAACAAATCCAGATAATCAACCAACTGAACAGTCAGGTCCAACAGCAGATGGCGACCGACCTAAATCAAAATTCAACAAGTCCGCTTTGATAATTGTTGCCCTAACGGTTCTGGTACTTATTTCAGGGGTAACGCCCTTCATTTGGAAGTTTTACCGAGCTGGAAAAAATCTTTCCAGCCAGCCTTCAACCGCCAGCTCTTCGCCCGAGGTTCCAGTGGAATTAAAGGATGTCGAATTGATTCTTAAGGATGGCTCCGCTATTTACACGGGCAAATGGACAGAAGTCAGCCCGGGAAAAAATAAGAAAGGAAGACAATTTCATTACGCAGGCACAGTCGACGGTCTGCCAACAGCCACCGCCACTTTCGTTCCAAGCATGCCGAAGACTGGCAATTATGATGTCTATGTCTGGTACACCGCAGGTGGCAATCGCTCAAGTTCTGCTGCATTTGAGGTCGTGCACAATGGCGTGACTAACAACGCAACCGTCAATGAGTTGATAAATGGCGGGCGCTGGGAAAAAATCCTTGCGGAAGCGCGCTTTCGCCAGGGCACCAATGGTTTTGTGCGACTGAACAATAATACCGATGAAACCAATCGTATTGTCGTAATACACGCCGTCCGCTTCGTCGCCTCGGACACCCAATAA
- a CDS encoding helix-turn-helix domain-containing protein, with the protein MDPLNIEFERLLAKSGWTQSECARQLELTPAVITRYLNGETRPSLTTLKLFKLMLGDISPLPNAAGKGKGSDLRPIEEWERDLLSEMRSLHPDVRATLLSGFKKVLNVVPKQVVGRAKRKR; encoded by the coding sequence GTGGACCCTTTAAACATTGAATTCGAACGATTGCTGGCCAAGTCTGGTTGGACTCAATCGGAATGCGCCCGGCAGCTGGAGTTAACACCGGCAGTTATCACCCGCTATTTGAATGGGGAAACCCGACCAAGCTTAACCACCTTGAAGTTATTCAAGCTCATGCTAGGCGACATCTCTCCGCTGCCTAATGCAGCAGGAAAGGGGAAAGGTTCGGACTTACGCCCCATTGAAGAATGGGAACGCGATTTGTTGAGCGAAATGCGTTCGCTTCATCCGGATGTCCGGGCAACACTGCTCTCGGGTTTTAAAAAGGTGCTTAACGTAGTACCCAAGCAAGTGGTGGGGAGGGCAAAGAGGAAAAGGTAG